The following proteins come from a genomic window of Athalia rosae chromosome 1, iyAthRosa1.1, whole genome shotgun sequence:
- the LOC105688852 gene encoding histone-lysine N-methyltransferase ash1 isoform X1, which translates to MSGDSGWSAVIHRPSELELENWNWDENDGDQERELPSTVDMDAIKGGGSWDPPNGPNGTDSVDSEDDSESDEESSAGSDGSCSFSESNSDSEGESTAEEEEGEDSGSDTDCTSERSEQTFSIRETNFEQPTTIKRDDHREDTLTILGALKLKIALKASKKEDADKSKCEKPRRPASRRPKVSSRSAKVSECSSDESETAAVRPAPPQQPLQEINQEDLAAILPDQEHEDAPFDGFEDSESGRLVSKAIERMSLGADSDSSENPDQNPVPVYSSTLLQQFVEKTAMLSEPRKRRSKALKKSNDPEYGSISNVSPDSGIQSVNNSPLHLGAGPVSPLATPSPVQTAQSKPAVNVDRILYPPKRKPGRPAKSISTQPRGPGRPKLKPEIIEKIEKIERNESPGLKKPKEDVANGKSTKLPSSTQDNAKASDESKDESGGKSKKSKNKKHSQEKKCSPLKTTQDRVATKSEEVNNPQDKCLNKSNKQAKNLPQSDKTVCKRVKQEKSTGSIKVTSSPARQKCSSAQSQVEEKSTHSKKVAKENRADTSPASRKHPDVKRVTTSAPRRVLKENKNSKKSTLNSVTSAVGRSTAIALASDDKIKCVNPANESKNILLNPIHNHRRKHHHKHRRRYLLPPKTPVRVDPCVIQELEKLIEEFSKCCSLGRTSTNSIHSELPQIFRVKKMTKKRKGGDTNLNEEQKLKRRLKKEKISSSADSKNNTSANSNSNSNEQRLPLKKRHYHVSSPHSSQSSNASCADISNVETNSTESHIEEAIEATITRYSSSPSLNKEAIPVTPKKRHRDAESAALEKLENQSFDLADDKPLNLLEFQPRRKKKILRDLRVTVTKLDTSDSYSLNESHEKAEKLPSEKSTRQQSDKVSKNEKSPSDRLAKADKPQSEKTEKNQLEGKSDRLQTKNIHDAGSECEPKSTAESLDKINCVSDKTGTRKEFALNVPNPVNPLAALILTKKKIRRRKAINRTGFPTLKKKKKKLPIISNNIMLQNAASVSQTSKFRIPREEDFKESKFEDNDSILSQAETQDILPILDDSKMQDMDCDKLDDTEIEINDSEDSVSLQDLPLGRNNSEKMSKAVPGQLRVRKDLVECDGTRPCDKLCPIKYEKVQDSRIYDENATLEESLERYNQSQRVAELNEENLRKLERANSQDNVKLEISGNLNNNHGHKRRRASVSPCNLTIRNLKRLRNAGYDTESDAVPSSDIASDDHDLGKHLGSSHSRKKQPRWKKRYLQAGLFSDYFKEDEPRKVSNTDNNSSKNKMVYDPAEHPHGLLPPPYHCGKFLRQRKIPFQLPYDLWWLHTHSRLPGRDLVPSWNYRKIRTNIYYDVKPTTLYEAQACECKSETGCGEDCINRMVFSECSPQLCPCGDKCKNQKIQRHEWSPGLQRFMTEDKGWGVKTQEHIRSGDFILEYVGEVVSEREFKSRMATRYANDTHHYCLHLDGGLVIDGHRMGGDGRFVNHSCEPNCEMQKWSVHGLPRMALFASRDIKSGEELTYDYNFALFNPSEGQQCRCGSNACRGVIGGKSQRVARPIMVAATPSQSDTSERRSVGRPRKNIRKSNIVQSSNSKGICKSRKLGDSSFLPTPLVKPMSHQQRCFAQQHHCFLLRNLEKVRRLKSVLNPTQAQTGKIKVNVSQNLKEKGTGDAKTQSDAFFSQLTALTNTNPRTVRTRRLAQAQDDPEVNKTAKLAKVLKDLYTLVATAKDETGQLLCAPFINLPSKRKLPEYYEKILDPIDLTTMDQCIGTGHYKTAEQFDQDLIRLFDNNVKFFGRTSEIGIAAARLRKMYLGSKLEFIDAITEAMGVPPSQGFLPPRGSTAGEEDVIRCICGLHRDEGMMIQCERCLVWQHCDCVKADTSIESYLCERCQPRPVDLEIPLEGEEEEEGKRHYVTLLRGDLQLRQGDTVYVLRDTPEKHTYKTIQKPDYEQMDIFRIERLWKNDKGERFVFGHHYLRPHETYHEPTRKFYENEVVCAPLYEAVPCELVAGRCWVLDPHTYCKGRPVGSTPEHTYVCEYRVDRAARLFTKVARARHHVCTKPYAFETFTQRMKYYRTYLPHSLEGMPTTSGHKTHKDKKKNHNHDSEVHVKTDSNIESMKTNNKDSQKATNKRIRQQSSDITQIAVSSMNCPQRDEQRKRLNSILVGLLQRMPNKKDPLDLSFLLERNRRNRKRPGGLNP; encoded by the exons ATGTCCGGCGATTCGGGATGGAGTGCGGTTATCCACCGTCCTTCAGAATTGGAATTGGAAAACTGGAATTGGGATGAAAATGATGGAGATCAAGAAAGAGAACTCCCATCAACCGTAGATATGGATGCCATTAAAGGAGGCGGGAGCTGGGATCCCCCAAACGGACCTAATG GTACAGACTCCGTAGACTCGGAGGATGATTCTGAATCAGATGAAGAAAGTTCTGCAGGATCGGATGGAAGTTGTTCTTTTTCTGAATCGAATTCTGATTCAGAGGGAGAAAGTACGGCTGAGGAAGAAGAAGGTGAAGATAGTGGTTCCGATACAGACTGTACATCTGAGCGAAGTGAGCAAACCTTCTCAATTCGGGAAACAAATTTTGAACAG CCTACTACTATCAAACGTGATGACCACCGGGAGGACACATTGACTATTCTG GGAGCATTGAAACTGAAAATTGCGTTGAAGGCTTCTAAGAAAGAGGATGCGGATAAGAGCAAGTGTGAAAAACCTCGACGACCTGCATCCAGACGACCCAAGGTTTCTAGTCGCAGTGCTAAG GTATCGGAATGTAGCAGTGATGAATCTGAGACAGCTGCCGTTCGCCCAGCACCACCGCAGCAGCCACTTCAGGAGATCAATCAGGAAGATTTGGCTGCTATTTTACCTGATCAAGAACATGAAGATGCTCCCTTCGATGGTTTCGAAGATTCTGAAAGCGGCCGCTTGGTCTCTAAGGCAATTGAAAGAATGTCTCTTGGGGCGGATTCTGACTCTAGTGAAAATCCAGATCAGAACCCTGTGCCTGTATACAGTTCTACTTTACTACAACAGTTTGTCGAGAAAACAGCCATGCTTTCGGAGCCTAGAAAAAGGCGCAGCAAGGCTCTGAAGAAGTCTAATGATCCTGAATATGGTTCTATATCTAATGTTTCTCCAGATTCAGGAATTCAATCTGTTAATAATAGTCCACTGCACTTAGGTGCAGGTCCTGTGAGTCCCCTGGCCACCCCATCACCGGTACAGACAGCTCAGTCAAAGCCTGCCGTTAATGTAGATAGAATTTTGTATCCTCCAAAAAGAAAACCTGGAAGACCCGCTAAAAGCATCTCTACCCAACCAAGAGGTCCTGGCAGGCCAAAACTGAAacctgaaattattgaaaagattgaaaaaatcgaaaggaatGAAAGTCCAGGCCTTAAGAAACCAAAAGAAGATGTTGCGAATGGTAAAAGCACAAAATTACCTAGTAGTACTCAGGACAACGCTAAGGCATCTGACGAAAGTAAAGATGAATCTGGTGGTAAATCTAAAAAAtctaagaacaaaaaacattctcaagaaaaaaaatgcagcccCCTCAAGACGACTCAAGACAGAGTAGCTACGAAATCTGAAGAAGTAAATAACCCCCAGGATAAGTGCCTAAATAAATCTAATAAGCAAGCTAAGAATCTCCCTCAGAGTGATAAAACTGTCTGTAAAAGAGTCAAGCAAGAAAAGTCTACAGGCTCTATAAAAGTAACATCATCGCCGGCGCGACAAAAGTGTTCGTCTGCTCAAAGTCAGGTTGAAGAGAAATCGACTCATAGTAAAAAAGTTGCAAAGGAAAATAGGGCTGATACTTCACCTGCATCCAGAAAGCATCCTGACGTTAAAAGAGTTACAACATCAGCTCCTCGGAGAGTTTtgaaagagaataagaatagTAAAAAATCTACTCTTAATTCCGTAACATCTGCAGTTGGACGTTCTACAGCGATAGCTTTAGCCTCCGATGACAAAATAAAGTGTGTCAATCCAGCAAACGAGTCGAAAAATATACTTTTAAACCCTATCCATAATCACCGTCGTAAACATCATCACAAGCATAGAAGACGATACTTATTACCTCCTAAAACTCCAGTACGTGTTGATCCCTGTGTTATTCAAGAACTGGAAAAACTGattgaagagttttcaaagTGTTGTAGCTTGGGAAGAACCAGTACAAACTCCATCCACTCTGAGCTGCCACAGATTtttcgtgtgaaaaaaatgactaaaaaacgaaaaggtgGAGACACTAATTTGAACGAAgagcaaaaattaaaacggcgactgaaaaaagagaagatctCTTCAAGTGCGGATTCTAAAAATAACACAAGTGCCAACTCAAATTCGAACTCAAATGAACAAAGGTTACCTTTGAAAAAGAGGCACTATCATGTCTCCAGTCCTCACAGCTCGCAAAGTTCGAATGCAAGTTGCGCAGACATCAGTAATGTGGAAACCAATTCTACCGAAAGTCACATTGAAGAAGCTATAGAAGCTACAATCACGAGATATAGTAGCAGTCCATCTCTTAATAAAGAAGCTATTCCTGTGACTCCAAAGAAAAGGCATAGAGATGCTGAAAGTGCTGCTCTGGAGAAACTGGAAAATCAAAGCTTCGATTTGGCAGATGACAAACCATTAAATTTACTCGAATTCCAACCAaggcggaaaaagaaaatccttAGAGATCTTAGAGTCACTGTAACAAAGTTGGATACATCAGACTCTTATTCGCTGAATGAAAGCCATGAGAAAGCAGAGAAACTCCCAAGTGAAAAATCGACAAGACAACAGTCGGATAAAgtaagtaaaaatgaaaagtcgcCATCTGACAGATTAGCAAAAGCTGATAAACCTCAGTCtgagaaaactgaaaagaatCAGTTAGAGGGCAAAAGTGATAGattgcaaacaaaaaatattcatgatGCAGGCAGTGAATGTGAGCCGAAAAGTACAGCAGAATCGTTGGATAAAATCAATTGTGTTTCGGACAAGACAGGGACCAGGAAAGAATTTGCGTTGAACGTACCAAATCCGGTTAATCCATTGGCAGCTTTAATtttaacaaagaaaaagatcagAAGAAGGAAGGCCATTAATCGAACTGGTTTTCCAAccttgaagaaaaagaaaaaaaagctgccAATAATAAGTAATAACATCATGTTGCAGAATGCAGCTTCTGTCTCTCAAACATCTAAATTCCGAATTCCACGGGAGGAAGATTTTAAAGAGTCTAAATTTGAAGATAATGACTCGATCTTATCACAGGCAGAGACGCAAGACATACTACCAATTCTTGATGACTCAAAAATGCAAGATATGGATTGTGACAAACTTGATGATACAGAAATAGAAATCAATGATTCTGAAGATTCTGTCTCTCTGCAAGATCTCCCTCTAGGAAGAAACAACTCTGAGAAAATGTCAAAAGCTGTACCAGGACAGCTGCGAGTACGAAAGGATCTGGTTGAATGTGATGGCACTAGGCCTTGCGACAAGTTATGTCCTATTAAGTATGAAAAAGTACAAGATTCTAGAATTTATGATGAAAATGCAACTTTAGAAGAATCTCTTGAAAGGTACAATCAAAGTCAAAGAGTAGCTGAactgaatgaagaaaatttacgaaaactGGAGCGAGCAAACTCACAAGATAATGTGAAATTAGAAATTTCTGGTAAtctcaataataatcatggtCACAAAAGGAGAAGGGCTTCAGTGAGTCCTTGTAATTTAACAATTAGGAATTTAAAACGACTACGCAATGCAGGTTACGATACGGAAAGTGATGCAGTGCCGAGTAGTGATATAGCCAGTGACGATCACGATCTTGGAAAACATTTGGGGTCCTCTCACAGTCGGAAAAAACAACCaagatggaagaaaagatATCTTCAAGCAGGACTCTTCTCAGATTACTTCAAAGAAGATGAACCTAGAAAAGTTTCCAACACCGATAACAACTccagtaaaaataaaatggtttATGACCCTGCAGAGCACCCCCATGGTTTGTTACCACCACCATATCATTGCGGTAAATTTTTACGACAGCGAAAGATACCATTTCAACTTCCTTACGATCTATGGTGGTTGCATACCCATTCGAGGTTGCCTGGCAGAGATCTGGTGCCATCATGGAACTATAG aaaaatcaggACGAATATTTACTATGACGTTAAACCAACAACACTTTATGAGGCTCAAGCATGCGAATGTAAATCTGAAACTGGTTGTGGAGAGGATTGTATTAATCGTATGGTCTTCAGTGAATGTTCTCCGCAACTCTGTCCTTGCGGAGACAAATgcaagaatcaaaaaattcagagaCATGAATGGTCACCTGGGCTGCAAAGATTTATGACCGAAGACAAGGGATGGGGTGTTAAAACCCAAGAGCATATTAGGTCTGGCGATTTCATCCTTGAGTATGTCGGCGAAGTGGTGTCTGAAAGAGAATTCAAATCCAGAATGGCAACTAG ATATGCAAACGATACACATCACTATTGTCTGCATCTTGATGGAGGTCTGGTCATCGACGGACACAGAATGGGTGGAGATGGTCGCTTTGTCAATCATTCTTGTGAACCAAATTGTGAAATGCAAAAATGGAGCGTTCATGGGTTACCAAGGATGGCACTATTTGCATCACGCGACATAAAATCAGGAGAAGAACTCACTTATGATTACAATTTTGCTCTTTTCAACCCTTCTGAAGGACAACAATGTCGTTGTGGAAGTAACGCTTGCAGAGGAGTAATTG GTGGAAAGAGTCAGCGAGTTGCTAGACCAATAATGGTAGCGGCTACACCATCGCAATCTGATACCTCTGAGCGGCGCTCTGTAGGTCGACCACGtaagaatattcgaaaatcgaacatTGTCCAGTCATCGAATTCCAAGGGAATTTGCAAATCGCGGAAATTGGGTGATTCAAGTTTCTTACCCACGCCATTGGTGAAGCCTATGTCGCATCAACAAAGATGTTTCGCTCAGCAGCATCACTGCTTTTTActtcgaaatttggaaaaagttcGGAGATTAAAATCAGTTTTGAATCCTACTCAAGCTCAGAcaggtaaaataaaagttaacgtgagtcaaaatttgaaggaaaaaggCACTGGGGATGCTAAAACACAGTCCGATGCATTCTTCTCTCAACTAACTGCGTTAACTAATACAAATCCAAGAACTGTGAGGACCCGACGGCTTGCTCAAGCACAGGATGATCCAGAGGTTAATAAGACTGCTAAACTGGCTAAG GTTTTGAAAGATCTATATACCTTGGTAGCAACGGCTAAAGACGAAACTGGCCAACTATTATGTGCTCCGTTCATTAATTTGCCATCGAAACGTAAGCTACCAGAGTACTATGAAAAGATTCTCGATCCAATTGATCTGACAACAATGGATCAGTGCATAGGCACTGGCCACTATAAAACAGCAGAGCAATTTGACCAGGACTTGATAAGGCTTTTTGATAACAATGTCAAATTCTTTGGTCGAACATCTGAGATTGGTATTGCTGCAGCCAGATTGAGGAAAATGTATTTGGGAAGTAAACTGGAATTCATTGATGCCATTACTGAAGCTATGGGAGTTCCACCCTCACAAGGATTTCTACCACCTAGAGGCTCGACTGCTGGTGAAGAAGACGTTATTCGCTGCATCTGTGGGTTGCACAG gGACGAAGGAATGATGATCCAGTGCGAACGCTGCTTGGTTTGGCAGCACTGCGATTGCGTTAAAGCAGATACGAGCATCGAGTCTTATTTATGTGAGAGATGCCAACCTAGGCCCGTTGATTTAGAGATTCCACTTGaaggtgaagaagaagaagaaggcaaGCGGCATTATGTCACTCTCTTGAGGGGTGATTTACAACTGCGCCAAGGTGATACGGTATATGTGCTGAGAGATACTCCCGAAAAACACACTTACAAAACTATCCAAAAGCCCGATTATGAGCAGATGGATATCTTCCGGATCGAAAGATTGTGGAAAAACGACAA GGGCGAACGATTTGTATTTGGTCATCACTACCTGCGACCACATGAAACTTATCACGAGCCGACACGCAAGTTTTATGAAAATGAAGTAGTTTGTGCGCCTCTGTACGAAGCAGTACCTTGCGAACTTGTTGCCGGTAGATGCTGGGTACTCGATCCACACACATATTGTAAAG GCCGACCAGTTGGCTCTACTCCAGAACATACATATGTCTGCGAATATCGAGTGGACCGAGCTGCCAGATTATTTACAAAGGTCGCACGTGCTAGACATCACGTTTGTACAAAACCATACGCTTTCGAGACCTTTACTCAGCGAATGAAATACTACCGAACTTATTtg CCTCATAGCTTAGAAGGTATGCCAACTACCTCGGGTCACAAAACGCAcaaggataaaaagaaaaatcataatcATGATTCAGAAGTACACGTCAAAACGGATTCAAACATCGAGTCTATGAAGACAAACAACAAAGATTCACAAAAGGCAACTAATAAAAGGATTAGACAACAATCTAGTGATATTACTCAAATTGCTGTGTCTTCCATGAATTGTCCACAG CGAGATGAGCAGAGAAAAAGGTTAAACTCTATTTTGGTTGGCCTATTACAAAGAATGCCGAACAAAAAGGATCCATTGGACTTGTCGTTCCTTTTAGAACGGAACAGAAGAAATCGTAAGCGACCAGGTGGGCTTAACCCATGA